From Coffea arabica cultivar ET-39 chromosome 10e, Coffea Arabica ET-39 HiFi, whole genome shotgun sequence, one genomic window encodes:
- the LOC113712127 gene encoding putative E3 ubiquitin-protein ligase LIN-1 isoform X4 produces MAGNYRFEMDHTDIVRSLITTIGSFIQDRLIDKEQRALQKEHCAERLAAEDGSSDKDTEVRYSDQAVLANLDWGIEALEEAIGTSNMETKMARLDYAEKMLQVCAMLNSSQRTAGVPNFYLSAWAHLNLSYLWKLRNNVQNSVLHILDMFIIDPFFSRIDFAPELWKSLFLPHMSSIIGWYSEERHRIVMDVIPDSNDLSFTVDFDNYFNESLITSVRPDQAEKMQKLEHLYGQSLDENTRLYARYYKECMNYDSATTKKVIPMMPIAEPPMTPLHEVSHKIPDYVKFGPILPKSAGFSPVLKAQGETSEASRLNLASASDENLDDYAIWDPTQGIPEESEDELDYEPEACEESTNRGVKAAPSYSSTIINKDIEATLKVQATRVRSRNQTPNDFSPVDSPKKKESPSKPETHGRKEPTSLLRLVSTRAKERTASASLADSPDSSRHSNISSVDNDNELMEQQKSGRKSSSHSRRSSQVLEKSFSNESDEGNNSIISLLSDKQTPQSRPPKDFVCPITGQIFHDPVTLETGQTYERRAIQEWIDRGNTTCPITRQPFLATELPKTNYVLKRLITSWKEQHPDLAQEMSYAETPRSNLSTPSLNEMSSDSNPSGMTSYPIRRLMDNDPEHKPRRFMRAAVSTSPTSVLSQPAVETVINGLRPYISCLCNSEDLQECEAAVLTIARIWNDSKVESGIHSYLSSPAIVNGLVEILSASLNREVLRTTIHILSQLIYADDSIREVLTSVDTDFDCLASLMKNGLAEAAILIYLLRPSFSQLSAHNLIPSLTQLISSKSEDPLDLQFVMAPKDAALVLLEQIITGGDETTRLTITMDIISTGSVPALLKCLDRVDGRHSSVTILLCCIRADKSCRNTIASRIELSPVLELFHAGNDSVRGTCIEFFSELVHLSRRNLCNRILQIIKDEGAFSTMHTLLVYLQMAPMEQKPAIASLLLQLDLLVEPRKMSIYREEAIEALIEALRKKEFPASQIAALDALSSLPGHMNASGKPYTEAWLLKLAGFDQPYNALLKGEKLQTYESEFSETVEEEERAARSWEKRVGFVLCNHEKGAIFRALEECIKSNSLEIAKSCLVISTWLIHMLYNFPDTGVRDAARKYLLDQFITILQSSKNLEEKILATLALGGFITDPGALNELGVYAKNMYKTLRKLKRNSVVVNDLLKALINLPSIDAAEFWCYAEGPELDASINGEVLSILHTRGRLISSHSDGTMKVWDIGKKIPRLIQEVREHSKAVSCLCLSSSGTKVFSGSLDKTIRVWAIKQAEIQCVQVHDVKEAVLELYANSNFACFSSQGTGVKVYNWSGIPRHVNFSKNVKCISLLGDKIYCGCTSYSIQEVDLGTLTSTIFYTGTRKLLGKQTIFSLEVNSGLLIAGGSSVDGIAGKVFSLPSKAVLGTLSTGLDIQKITANNDFIFTASKCGIIEVWLKERVTKIGCIRKSGGNNTKLLSLASDMDGQMLFGGSSDGKIQIWTLN; encoded by the exons atggctggaaattataGGTTTGAGATGGATCATACGGATATTGTGAGATCATTAATCACAACCATTGGGAGTTTTATTCAAGATAGGTTAATTGATAAAGAACAGAGAGCCCTGCAGAAAGAACATTGTGCTGAAAGACTAGCAGCTGAAGATGGAAGCTCTGATAAAGATACCGAAGTTAGGTACTCTGATCAAGCCGTCCTTGCAAATCTTGACTGGGGAATTGAGGCCCTCGAAGAGGCAATTGGCACTTCCAACATGGAGACTAAAATGGCAAGATTAGATTATGCTGAGAAAATGTTACAAGTTTGTGCAATGTTGAATTCCAGTCAGAGAACTGCTGGGGTTCCCAATTTCTATTTGTCTGCATGGGCACATTTGAATCTTTCCTACTTGTGGAAGTTGAGAAACAATGTTCAGAATTCGGTTCTTCATATCTTGGACATGTTTATCATAGACCCTTTTTTCTCCAGGATTGATTTCGCTCCTGAGCTCTGGAAATCATTGTTTCTTCCGCACATGAGTTCCATTATTGGATGGTATTCGGAGGAGAGGCACAGGATAGTGATGGATGTGATTCCTGATTCTAATGACTTGTCCTTTACGGTCGATTTTGATAACTACTTCAATGAATCACTAATCACATCTGTGAGGCCAGATCAAgcagaaaaaatgcaaaagctAGAGCATCTTTATGGGCAATCTTTGGATGAGAATACAAGGCTTTATGCCAGATATTACAAGGAGTGCATGAACTATGACTCTGCCACAACCAAGAAGGTGATCCCTATGATGCCAATTGCAGAGCCACCAATGACACCTTTGCATGAGGTGAGCCATAAGATCCCTGATTATGTCAAATTTGGTCCAATCTTGCCCAAGAGTGCTGGGTTTTCTCCTGTTCTGAAAGCTCAAGGAGAGACAAGCGAAGCGTCTAG ATTAAATTTAGCTTCTGCATCTGATGAGAATCTCGATGACTATGCCATTTGGGATCCAACT CAAGGAATTCCCGAGGAGAGTGAAGACGAACTCGATTATGAGCCTGAGGCATGTGAAGAATCTACAAACAGAGGTGTCAAAGCTGCACCTTCTTATAGCAGCACCATAATCAATAAGGATATAGAAGCGACTTTGAAAGTGCAGGCGACCAGAGTGAGGAGTCGAAACCAAACACCTAATGACTTCTCCCCTGTGGATTCTCCCAAAAAAAAGGAGTCACCTTCAAAACCAGAGACACATGGTAGGAAGGAACCCACATCTTTATTGCGTTTGGTGTCCACCCGAGCCAAGGAAAGGACAGCCTCTGCTTCTTTGGCTGATTCTCCAGATTCATCTCGGCATTCAAACATTAGTTCAGTAGATAATGATAATGAACTGATG GAGCAGCAGAAATCTGGAAGGAAAAGCAGCAGTCATTCTCGAAGGAGCAGTCAAGTCCTGGAGAAAAG CTTCTCAAATGAAAGTGATGAAGGTAACAATAGCATCATCTCTCTGCTATCGGACAAGCAGACTCCTCAATCAAGGCCGCCAAAAGATTTTGTATGCCCTATAACAGGGCAAATCTTCCATGACCCAGTCACCCTTGAAACAGGACAGACGTATGAAAGAAGAGCTATCCAAGAGTGGATAGACAGAGGAAACACAACTTGTCCCATTACCCGGCAGCCTTTCTTGGCCACTGAACTGCCCAAAACAAATTATGTCCTAAAAAGACTAATTACCTCTTGGAAAGAACAGCATCCTGATCTTGCGCAGGAGATGTCCTATGCTGAAACTCCAAGAAGTAACTTAAGCACACCTTCATTGAATGAGATGTCATCAGATTCCAATCCTTCCGGGATGACTAGTTATCCAATTCGAAGATTAATGGACAACGATCCAGAACATAAACCCCGAAGATTTATGCGAGCTGCAGTGTCAACATCACCAACCAGCGTACTATCTCAACCTGCAGTGGAAACAGTTATAAATGGACTTAGACCTTACATTTCATGTCTCTGTAATTCAGAGGATCTACAAGAATGTGAAGCAGCAGTCTTGACAATAGCCAGGATATGGAATGACTCAAAGGTTGAATCAGGCATTCATTCCTATTTGTCTTCACCAGCAATAGTAAATGGCTTGGTTGAGATATTGTCAGCATCTTTAAACAGGGAAGTTCTCAGAACAACAATTCACATTCTCTCGCAGCTCATATATGCAGATGATAGTATTCGAGAAGTTCTCACCAGTGTGGACACTGATTTTGATTGCCTTGCTTCTCTAATGAAAAATGGTCTTGCTGAGGCAGCAATACTTATATACCTTCTAAGACCGTCATTCTCTCAGCTTTCTGCTCACAACCTTATACCGTCTTTGACACAGCTCATTTCCAGCAAGAGCGAAGATCCCCTCGATCTTCAATTTGTTATGGCGCCCAAGGATGCGGCACTAGTTTTGCTTGAACAGATCATTACAGGAGGTGATGAGACGACCAGGTTGACAATCACTATGGATATTATATCCACTGGTTCAGTTCCTGCCTTGCTTAAGTGCCTAGATAGGGTGGATGGAAGACATTCCAGTGTGACAATACTGCTATGCTGCATTAGGGCAGATAAGAGTTGCAGAAATACAATAGCCAGCAGAATTGAGTTGTCTCCTGTGCTTGAGTTATTTCATGCTGGAAATGATAGTGTGAGAGGCACATGCATAGAATTTTTCTCTGAGTTAGTGCATTTGAGCAG GAGAAATTTGTGCAACCGGATTCTGCAAATAATTAAAGATGAAGGAGCATTTAGTACCATGCACACGCTTCTTGTTTATCTACAAATGGCTCCAATGGAGCAGAAACCTGCAATTGCTTCCCTTCTTCTTCAGTTGGATCTCCTG GTTGAACCAAGGAAGATGAGTATCTATAGAGAAGAGGCAATTGAGGCATTAATAGAAGCACTTCGCAAGAAGGAATTCCCAGCCTCTCAAATTGCAGCTTTAGATGCCTTATCATCTCTTCCAGGGCATATGAACGCCTCGGGGAAGCCCTACACTGAAGCCTGGTTGCTTAAGCTTGCTGGATTTGATCAACCTTACAATGCTTTGTTGAAAGGAGAAAAGCTACAAACTTATGAAAGTGAATTCAGCGAAACTGTG gaagaagaagaaagagctgCTAGATCTTGGGAAAAAAGAGTGGGATTTGTTCTCTGCAACCATGAAAAAGGAGCAATTTTCAGAGCTTTGGAGGAGTGTATCAAGAGCAATTCACTAGAGATAGCAAAATCTTGTCTTGTCATCAGCACATGGCTCATCCATATGCTTTACAATTTTCCTGATACTGGGGTAAGAGATGCAGCTCGGAAGTATTTGCTTGATCAGTTTATAACCATACTACAATCATCAAAGAACCTTGAGGAGAAGATTTTGGCAACTCTTGCTTTGGGAGGCTTTATTACTGATCCAG GTGCACTTAATGAACTGGGGGTATATGCCAAAAACATGTACAAAACATTGAGGAAGCTGAAGCGAAACTCTGTAGTGGTCAATGATTTGTTGAAAGCTTTGATAAACTTGCCATCAATTGATGCG GCAGAGTTCTGGTGCTACGCTGAAGGTCCGGAGTTAGATGCATCCATAAATGGTGAAGTTCTTTCCATTCTTCACACCAGAGGCCGACTTATCAGCAGCCATTCTGATGGAACCATGAAA GTGTGGGATATCGGAAAGAAGATTCCAAGATTAATTCAAGAAGTTCGGGAGCACAGTAAAGCGGTTTCATGTCTCTGCCTTTCATCATCTGGTACCAAAGTGTTCAGTGGCTCCTTGGACAAGACAATCCGG GTCTGGGCAATCAAGCAGGCAGAAATTCAGTGTGTTCAAGTCCATGATGTTAAGGAGGCAGTGCTGGAGTTGTATGCCAATAGCAACTTCGCCTGCTTTTCGTCTCAAGGAACTGGAGTAAAG GTTTATAATTGGTCGGGAATTCCTAGGCATGTTAATTTTAGCAAAAATGTGAAATGTATCTCCTTGTTGGGCGATAAGATCTATTGTGGCTGTACCAGTTACAGCATACAG GAGGTGGATTTAGGAACTCTCACATCAACCATATTCTACACTGGTACAAGGAAATTGCTAGGGAAACAAACAATATTCTCCTTGGAAGTCAACAGCGGTCTTCTTATTGCTGGCGGTTCCTCGGTTGATGGAATAGCAGGAAAG GTGTTCTCTCTCCCGAGCAAGGCCGTCCTAGGAACGCTGTCCACTGGTTTGGACATACAGAAGATAACAGCCAACAATGACTTCATATTTACGGCTTCAAAATGTGGAATAATAGAAGTATGGCTGAAAGAAAGAGTAACAAAGATTGGTTGCATCAGAAAGTCCGGTGGGAATAACACGAAATTGTTATCATTGGCTTCCGATATGGATGGACAAATGCTTTTTGGTGGTTCCTCCGATGGCAAAATCCAG ATTTGGACGCTAAATTGA
- the LOC113712127 gene encoding putative E3 ubiquitin-protein ligase LIN-1 isoform X3: MAGNYRFEMDHTDIVRSLITTIGSFIQDRLIDKEQRALQKEHCAERLAAEDGSSDKDTEVRYSDQAVLANLDWGIEALEEAIGTSNMETKMARLDYAEKMLQVCAMLNSSQRTAGVPNFYLSAWAHLNLSYLWKLRNNVQNSVLHILDMFIIDPFFSRIDFAPELWKSLFLPHMSSIIGWYSEERHRIVMDVIPDSNDLSFTVDFDNYFNESLITSVRPDQAEKMQKLEHLYGQSLDENTRLYARYYKECMNYDSATTKKVIPMMPIAEPPMTPLHEVSHKIPDYVKFGPILPKSAGFSPVLKAQGETSEASRLNLASASDENLDDYAIWDPTQGIPEESEDELDYEPEACEESTNRGVKAAPSYSSTIINKDIEATLKVQATRVRSRNQTPNDFSPVDSPKKKESPSKPETHGRKEPTSLLRLVSTRAKERTASASLADSPDSSRHSNISSVDNDNELMEQQKSGRKSSSHSRRSSQVLEKSFSNESDEGNNSIISLLSDKQTPQSRPPKDFVCPITGQIFHDPVTLETGQTYERRAIQEWIDRGNTTCPITRQPFLATELPKTNYVLKRLITSWKEQHPDLAQEMSYAETPRSNLSTPSLNEMSSDSNPSGMTSYPIRRLMDNDPEHKPRRFMRAAVSTSPTSVLSQPAVETVINGLRPYISCLCNSEDLQECEAAVLTIARIWNDSKVESGIHSYLSSPAIVNGLVEILSASLNREVLRTTIHILSQLIYADDSIREVLTSVDTDFDCLASLMKNGLAEAAILIYLLRPSFSQLSAHNLIPSLTQLISSKSEDPLDLQFVMAPKDAALVLLEQIITGGDETTRLTITMDIISTGSVPALLKCLDRVDGRHSSVTILLCCIRADKSCRNTIASRIELSPVLELFHAGNDSVRGTCIEFFSELVHLSRRNLCNRILQIIKDEGAFSTMHTLLVYLQMAPMEQKPAIASLLLQLDLLVEPRKMSIYREEAIEALIEALRKKEFPASQIAALDALSSLPGHMNASGKPYTEAWLLKLAGFDQPYNALLKGEKLQTYESEFSETVEEEERAARSWEKRVGFVLCNHEKGAIFRALEECIKSNSLEIAKSCLVISTWLIHMLYNFPDTGVRDAARKYLLDQFITILQSSKNLEEKILATLALGGFITDPGALNELGVYAKNMYKTLRKLKRNSVVVNDLLKALINLPSIDAAEFWCYAEGPELDASINGEVLSILHTRGRLISSHSDGTMKVWDIGKKIPRLIQEVREHSKAVSCLCLSSSGTKVFSGSLDKTIRVWAIKQAEIQCVQVHDVKEAVLELYANSNFACFSSQGTGVKVYNWSGIPRHVNFSKNVKCISLLGDKIYCGCTSYSIQEVDLGTLTSTIFYTGTRKLLGKQTIFSLEVNSGLLIAGGSSVDGIAGKVFSLPSKAVLGTLSTGLDIQKITANNDFIFTASKCGIIEVWLKERVTKIGCIRKSGGNNTKLLSLASDMDGQMLFGGSSDGKIQVSHRLLDYLGRQMSFIFKTGSH; this comes from the exons atggctggaaattataGGTTTGAGATGGATCATACGGATATTGTGAGATCATTAATCACAACCATTGGGAGTTTTATTCAAGATAGGTTAATTGATAAAGAACAGAGAGCCCTGCAGAAAGAACATTGTGCTGAAAGACTAGCAGCTGAAGATGGAAGCTCTGATAAAGATACCGAAGTTAGGTACTCTGATCAAGCCGTCCTTGCAAATCTTGACTGGGGAATTGAGGCCCTCGAAGAGGCAATTGGCACTTCCAACATGGAGACTAAAATGGCAAGATTAGATTATGCTGAGAAAATGTTACAAGTTTGTGCAATGTTGAATTCCAGTCAGAGAACTGCTGGGGTTCCCAATTTCTATTTGTCTGCATGGGCACATTTGAATCTTTCCTACTTGTGGAAGTTGAGAAACAATGTTCAGAATTCGGTTCTTCATATCTTGGACATGTTTATCATAGACCCTTTTTTCTCCAGGATTGATTTCGCTCCTGAGCTCTGGAAATCATTGTTTCTTCCGCACATGAGTTCCATTATTGGATGGTATTCGGAGGAGAGGCACAGGATAGTGATGGATGTGATTCCTGATTCTAATGACTTGTCCTTTACGGTCGATTTTGATAACTACTTCAATGAATCACTAATCACATCTGTGAGGCCAGATCAAgcagaaaaaatgcaaaagctAGAGCATCTTTATGGGCAATCTTTGGATGAGAATACAAGGCTTTATGCCAGATATTACAAGGAGTGCATGAACTATGACTCTGCCACAACCAAGAAGGTGATCCCTATGATGCCAATTGCAGAGCCACCAATGACACCTTTGCATGAGGTGAGCCATAAGATCCCTGATTATGTCAAATTTGGTCCAATCTTGCCCAAGAGTGCTGGGTTTTCTCCTGTTCTGAAAGCTCAAGGAGAGACAAGCGAAGCGTCTAG ATTAAATTTAGCTTCTGCATCTGATGAGAATCTCGATGACTATGCCATTTGGGATCCAACT CAAGGAATTCCCGAGGAGAGTGAAGACGAACTCGATTATGAGCCTGAGGCATGTGAAGAATCTACAAACAGAGGTGTCAAAGCTGCACCTTCTTATAGCAGCACCATAATCAATAAGGATATAGAAGCGACTTTGAAAGTGCAGGCGACCAGAGTGAGGAGTCGAAACCAAACACCTAATGACTTCTCCCCTGTGGATTCTCCCAAAAAAAAGGAGTCACCTTCAAAACCAGAGACACATGGTAGGAAGGAACCCACATCTTTATTGCGTTTGGTGTCCACCCGAGCCAAGGAAAGGACAGCCTCTGCTTCTTTGGCTGATTCTCCAGATTCATCTCGGCATTCAAACATTAGTTCAGTAGATAATGATAATGAACTGATG GAGCAGCAGAAATCTGGAAGGAAAAGCAGCAGTCATTCTCGAAGGAGCAGTCAAGTCCTGGAGAAAAG CTTCTCAAATGAAAGTGATGAAGGTAACAATAGCATCATCTCTCTGCTATCGGACAAGCAGACTCCTCAATCAAGGCCGCCAAAAGATTTTGTATGCCCTATAACAGGGCAAATCTTCCATGACCCAGTCACCCTTGAAACAGGACAGACGTATGAAAGAAGAGCTATCCAAGAGTGGATAGACAGAGGAAACACAACTTGTCCCATTACCCGGCAGCCTTTCTTGGCCACTGAACTGCCCAAAACAAATTATGTCCTAAAAAGACTAATTACCTCTTGGAAAGAACAGCATCCTGATCTTGCGCAGGAGATGTCCTATGCTGAAACTCCAAGAAGTAACTTAAGCACACCTTCATTGAATGAGATGTCATCAGATTCCAATCCTTCCGGGATGACTAGTTATCCAATTCGAAGATTAATGGACAACGATCCAGAACATAAACCCCGAAGATTTATGCGAGCTGCAGTGTCAACATCACCAACCAGCGTACTATCTCAACCTGCAGTGGAAACAGTTATAAATGGACTTAGACCTTACATTTCATGTCTCTGTAATTCAGAGGATCTACAAGAATGTGAAGCAGCAGTCTTGACAATAGCCAGGATATGGAATGACTCAAAGGTTGAATCAGGCATTCATTCCTATTTGTCTTCACCAGCAATAGTAAATGGCTTGGTTGAGATATTGTCAGCATCTTTAAACAGGGAAGTTCTCAGAACAACAATTCACATTCTCTCGCAGCTCATATATGCAGATGATAGTATTCGAGAAGTTCTCACCAGTGTGGACACTGATTTTGATTGCCTTGCTTCTCTAATGAAAAATGGTCTTGCTGAGGCAGCAATACTTATATACCTTCTAAGACCGTCATTCTCTCAGCTTTCTGCTCACAACCTTATACCGTCTTTGACACAGCTCATTTCCAGCAAGAGCGAAGATCCCCTCGATCTTCAATTTGTTATGGCGCCCAAGGATGCGGCACTAGTTTTGCTTGAACAGATCATTACAGGAGGTGATGAGACGACCAGGTTGACAATCACTATGGATATTATATCCACTGGTTCAGTTCCTGCCTTGCTTAAGTGCCTAGATAGGGTGGATGGAAGACATTCCAGTGTGACAATACTGCTATGCTGCATTAGGGCAGATAAGAGTTGCAGAAATACAATAGCCAGCAGAATTGAGTTGTCTCCTGTGCTTGAGTTATTTCATGCTGGAAATGATAGTGTGAGAGGCACATGCATAGAATTTTTCTCTGAGTTAGTGCATTTGAGCAG GAGAAATTTGTGCAACCGGATTCTGCAAATAATTAAAGATGAAGGAGCATTTAGTACCATGCACACGCTTCTTGTTTATCTACAAATGGCTCCAATGGAGCAGAAACCTGCAATTGCTTCCCTTCTTCTTCAGTTGGATCTCCTG GTTGAACCAAGGAAGATGAGTATCTATAGAGAAGAGGCAATTGAGGCATTAATAGAAGCACTTCGCAAGAAGGAATTCCCAGCCTCTCAAATTGCAGCTTTAGATGCCTTATCATCTCTTCCAGGGCATATGAACGCCTCGGGGAAGCCCTACACTGAAGCCTGGTTGCTTAAGCTTGCTGGATTTGATCAACCTTACAATGCTTTGTTGAAAGGAGAAAAGCTACAAACTTATGAAAGTGAATTCAGCGAAACTGTG gaagaagaagaaagagctgCTAGATCTTGGGAAAAAAGAGTGGGATTTGTTCTCTGCAACCATGAAAAAGGAGCAATTTTCAGAGCTTTGGAGGAGTGTATCAAGAGCAATTCACTAGAGATAGCAAAATCTTGTCTTGTCATCAGCACATGGCTCATCCATATGCTTTACAATTTTCCTGATACTGGGGTAAGAGATGCAGCTCGGAAGTATTTGCTTGATCAGTTTATAACCATACTACAATCATCAAAGAACCTTGAGGAGAAGATTTTGGCAACTCTTGCTTTGGGAGGCTTTATTACTGATCCAG GTGCACTTAATGAACTGGGGGTATATGCCAAAAACATGTACAAAACATTGAGGAAGCTGAAGCGAAACTCTGTAGTGGTCAATGATTTGTTGAAAGCTTTGATAAACTTGCCATCAATTGATGCG GCAGAGTTCTGGTGCTACGCTGAAGGTCCGGAGTTAGATGCATCCATAAATGGTGAAGTTCTTTCCATTCTTCACACCAGAGGCCGACTTATCAGCAGCCATTCTGATGGAACCATGAAA GTGTGGGATATCGGAAAGAAGATTCCAAGATTAATTCAAGAAGTTCGGGAGCACAGTAAAGCGGTTTCATGTCTCTGCCTTTCATCATCTGGTACCAAAGTGTTCAGTGGCTCCTTGGACAAGACAATCCGG GTCTGGGCAATCAAGCAGGCAGAAATTCAGTGTGTTCAAGTCCATGATGTTAAGGAGGCAGTGCTGGAGTTGTATGCCAATAGCAACTTCGCCTGCTTTTCGTCTCAAGGAACTGGAGTAAAG GTTTATAATTGGTCGGGAATTCCTAGGCATGTTAATTTTAGCAAAAATGTGAAATGTATCTCCTTGTTGGGCGATAAGATCTATTGTGGCTGTACCAGTTACAGCATACAG GAGGTGGATTTAGGAACTCTCACATCAACCATATTCTACACTGGTACAAGGAAATTGCTAGGGAAACAAACAATATTCTCCTTGGAAGTCAACAGCGGTCTTCTTATTGCTGGCGGTTCCTCGGTTGATGGAATAGCAGGAAAG GTGTTCTCTCTCCCGAGCAAGGCCGTCCTAGGAACGCTGTCCACTGGTTTGGACATACAGAAGATAACAGCCAACAATGACTTCATATTTACGGCTTCAAAATGTGGAATAATAGAAGTATGGCTGAAAGAAAGAGTAACAAAGATTGGTTGCATCAGAAAGTCCGGTGGGAATAACACGAAATTGTTATCATTGGCTTCCGATATGGATGGACAAATGCTTTTTGGTGGTTCCTCCGATGGCAAAATCCAGGTCAGCCACAGACTTCTTGATTATCTTGGACGTCAAATGTCGTTCATTTTTAAGACTGGATCTCActaa